TCAGCGGAACGGGTTTCACACCGATTTTTCCAGTGTGGAAAGAGGACACAACGGCGCTTGCCCAGAAGATGATCGCATCCGGCTTGCGCGCCATTGTTACGGCACTTAATCCTACCAAAGTTCCCGCTGACTTTGCGGGACGATGGTTTGATGCTAACCTCCTTGCAGATATGCCTGATGGCGTAGATCCGCTCGGCGAAAACGGTGAATTCCATACCTGTGTTGTTGATGGACCGATGTTTAGTTCGCCTGTTGCTGCTAAACCCGGTAGAGTTGTCCAGAGAGACATTGTTTCTACTAAGGACAACGACGACAAAATTCACACAAGGAGCAACACGTCGCCGACCTATATCTATGCTGATGTCGTGCCGTTGGATGCGTAATCTTTGGGCTGTCTCATGAAGAAAAAGAAAGCTGTTGTATTATGGACGGGTGGAAAAGATTCCGCCCTCGCCTTTCAAGTCTCCTTAAATCTTTACGATATAAGGAGACTTGTCTGTTTTGTCCCAGCAGACAATCGGCAGTTCTACGCCCATCCGACGCAACTCATGGAACTGCAAGCACGGAAAATCGGGATCCCAATTGAATTCATGCCGATCTCTGAACCTTATGCGTCGAGTTATCGTCAACAAATTGAGAAGATTAGAGATAGTGACATTGAGGTGTTAATTACGGGCGACATTTCGACTGTTGGTGGGATGCCGAATTGGATTGATGGTGTTGCGGCTGGCGTGGCGGGGGTCTATAAGCCGTTGTGGGAGTTGGAGCGAGAGGCGATATTGGATGAGTTGGTCTCTAAAGAATTTAAAGTCATCTGCTCTTTGGCTTACAAGAAGTATTTTCAGTCTACTATTGCGGGTAGATATTTAGATTTGGAACTCATTTCAGAACTGAAGCAGTTACCGATTGACCCCTGCGGAGAGCAAGGCGAATACCACACGTGGGTGTTAGATGCACCGTTTTTTAGGGAATCTATCCGGTTGGAAGGCACACAGGTCGTTGAGGCGGTCGAATATTACTACCTCACTTACGAAAAGGCGATATGAAGCATTAACGTTCCGATTTCAGCCACTTCTGCACCCGTACGAGTTTGTCCGCGGGGATATGGGAGACATTCGCATCTGTGGGGAATGTACCGTTTGTTACCTCTTCTCGATACCTGCAGATTGCTTCAAAAGTCAGGCGATTGTAATCCTGGTAGCGTTTGGCGTGTTTGAAAGGCGGACCTATCCCTAATATATCGTTAATGACGAGTACCTGTCCGTCGCAGAACCGTCCAGCCCCGATACCAATGGTGGGAATGTTGAGGGTCTCGGTGATGATTTGGCTGACCTCTTCGGTGATTTTCTCAAGGACGATGAGTTTCGCGCCAGCGTCTGCAAGTGCTGATGCCGTTTCGATGAGACGTTTCGCTTTTGAAAACGTTTTGCCGTGTGTCGTTGCTTTAGTGCCATGAATCTGTGGGTTATGTCCGATGTGCGCGCAAGCCTCTATGCCGTGTTCGGTGAGAGCTGCAACAATGGGTGCCTTTTCTATACCACCTTCTAATTTGACACCATCTGCGCCGTCGGATAAGAAGAGATTCGCATTGGCAAGAGCCTGTTTCACGTCCCTGTCGGCGGCGTAAGGCATATCAACGAGGAGGTAAGCGTCTGTCACACCACGGTGTACTGCTTTGAGGTGGTGTCGCATATCTGCCATCGTCACTTCTACCTCACTGCTATATCCAAGGATATTGGTGCCGAGGCTGTCTCCGACAAAGACGATGTCGATCCCTGCCGCGTCTTGCAAACGAGCGGTCGGGTAATCGTAGCAGGTTAGCACAGTAATCGGTTGCTGCTCCCGTTTTTTGGTGTGTAAGTAAGCAATATCTTTCTTCATCTTTTAAATTATTAACTCTGGGCACTGCTCCAAATGTAAAGCTAAGACAAATTGTTTGCTAATCGCTCACAATTTCATTTCGCAGTGGTTTTCGGTGAATTCCAACGGGGTTTCTGAATTTCAGCCCCAGCGGGACGATATGTTTATAGGAGAACGATGCCCAGATTTTAATAGCTTAAAATATCTGCTACAGTTTCCCCAATGACATCAAGGCTATCCGCCACAGCGATGCCAGCGTCTTTGAGTGCCCGAATTTTATCCGCAGCCGTGCCTTGTCCACCAGAGATGATTGCCCCCGCATGCCCCATCCGTTTTCCCGGTGGCGCAGTTTGCCCAGCGACGAAACCAACCACCGGTTTTGTCATTTCGTTTTTCACGAACAGTGCTGCCTTTTCCTCAGCCGTACCGCCGATTTCGCCGATGAGAACAACGGCATCCGTGTCATCATCCGCTTCAAAAAGTTTAAGGACATCAACGAAGTTAGTCCCAATGA
This is a stretch of genomic DNA from Candidatus Poribacteria bacterium. It encodes these proteins:
- a CDS encoding adenine nucleotide alpha hydrolase — protein: MAKQTSKKTPVPVLVSWSSGKDSAWALHTLRQQPEHYDVRGIFTTVTKTFDRVSIHSTPAWVLKQQSEKLGVPLYEIPIPYPCSNAIYEEAMRKFLAEVEALPEHLRASHFAFGDLFLEDIREYREDKLSGTGFTPIFPVWKEDTTALAQKMIASGLRAIVTALNPTKVPADFAGRWFDANLLADMPDGVDPLGENGEFHTCVVDGPMFSSPVAAKPGRVVQRDIVSTKDNDDKIHTRSNTSPTYIYADVVPLDA
- the panB gene encoding 3-methyl-2-oxobutanoate hydroxymethyltransferase; its protein translation is MKKDIAYLHTKKREQQPITVLTCYDYPTARLQDAAGIDIVFVGDSLGTNILGYSSEVEVTMADMRHHLKAVHRGVTDAYLLVDMPYAADRDVKQALANANLFLSDGADGVKLEGGIEKAPIVAALTEHGIEACAHIGHNPQIHGTKATTHGKTFSKAKRLIETASALADAGAKLIVLEKITEEVSQIITETLNIPTIGIGAGRFCDGQVLVINDILGIGPPFKHAKRYQDYNRLTFEAICRYREEVTNGTFPTDANVSHIPADKLVRVQKWLKSER